A part of bacterium genomic DNA contains:
- the clpS gene encoding ATP-dependent Clp protease adapter ClpS: MAVPDKPIKNEATKRDTGVITADRQKTKEPPLFRVILLNDHYTAMDFVVQVLEQVFRKDPAEAQEIMLNVHSNGKGIAGVYTREIAETKIAIVHHLARQHEFPLKCTMEEA; this comes from the coding sequence ATGGCAGTACCAGATAAACCTATTAAAAACGAAGCTACCAAGCGCGATACCGGCGTAATCACTGCTGACCGTCAAAAAACAAAAGAGCCCCCACTTTTTCGTGTAATTTTATTAAACGATCATTACACGGCCATGGATTTTGTCGTACAAGTCCTGGAGCAAGTATTTCGTAAAGACCCCGCCGAAGCTCAAGAAATAATGCTTAACGTGCACAGTAACGGTAAAGGCATTGCCGGAGTCTACACACGCGAAATTGCAGAAACAAAAATTGCAATTGTCCATCATCTCGCTCGGCAACACGAATTTCCGCTAAAATGCACGATGGAGGAAGCTTAA